In the genome of Colwellia sp. PAMC 21821, the window GGGACAATAGGGTTTACGAGTGTTTTACATACCCACAGCAGAAGACGTGAGCTGCATCCTCATATACATATCATAGTGCCCAATGGCGGTTATGATGCAAAACGTAAGCAGTGGAAGCAAGGCAAGCCGGGTTATTTGTTTAATGCGAAGGCACTCGCTAAGGTATGGCGAGCTCGCATATTTGAGGCAATTAACCAACATCCTGAGTTATCGCTGAAAGACATTAACATCATGCCAAAGCAATGGGTCGTTCATTGTAAAAAGGTGGGCTATGGTCTGCCTGCGTTAAAATACCTTTCAAGATACCTTTATCGTGGTGTATTAGCGGACAAAGATATTATCAGCCATGACCATAAAAACGTCACCTTTCGTTATACAAATAGCACCACTAAAAAAACTGAAACACGTACGCTACCCACCTTAACGTTTCTGATGCTGATATTACAGCATGCATTACCTAAAGGGTTACAGCGTGTTCGAGACTATGGTCTCTTATCCTCGGGCGCTAGGAAAATACGATTATTGATACAGTTTTTATTAACCGAGTTTACTCACCTTTTACCGCCAAGCATCACACCATCCAAACCCAAAGCAAAACGGGCTTGTCCGTGCTGTCAGCATCAGATGCTATGTACTGGCGTCATTAGGGCTGGCTAAT includes:
- a CDS encoding IS91 family transposase; protein product: MSTFIALLRQHHQALETQYSRQLSHDMRQAIFAMLSCKTGQQGQSLWACSACEHHESQALSCGHRNCPQCQQSTTSTWLERQKQKRLPVQYYMTTFTLPYELRALARKRPKALYQIMFSVSASILKDFARRNKLGTIGFTSVLHTHSRRRELHPHIHIIVPNGGYDAKRKQWKQGKPGYLFNAKALAKVWRARIFEAINQHPELSLKDINIMPKQWVVHCKKVGYGLPALKYLSRYLYRGVLADKDIISHDHKNVTFRYTNSTTKKTETRTLPTLTFLMLILQHALPKGLQRVRDYGLLSSGARKIRLLIQFLLTEFTHLLPPSITPSKPKAKRACPCCQHQMLCTGVIRAG